The Lactuca sativa cultivar Salinas chromosome 2, Lsat_Salinas_v11, whole genome shotgun sequence genome includes a window with the following:
- the LOC111915953 gene encoding uncharacterized protein LOC111915953 translates to MCNFNIAELKNNRLMQMNALEELRNEAYTSSLIYKEKTKSWHDKRIKGNKEFHEGQKVLLFNSRLKLFPGKLNSRWDGPFLVKKVFPHGEIELLSKDGTPFKVNGHRVKRYEEGIPRNEDIEEGLLLEGMVET, encoded by the coding sequence ATGTGCAACTTCAACATAGCGGAGCTCAAGAACAACCGGTTGatgcaaatgaatgctcttgagGAACTTAGAAATGAGGCTTATACTAGCTCTTTAATTTATAAAGAGAAAACCAAAAGTTGGCATGACAAGAGGATCAAGGGTAATAAAGAGTTTCATGAAGGGCAAAAGGTGTTGCTTTTTAATTCAAGACTCAAACTTTTTCCTGGCAAACTCAATTCAAGATGGGATGGTCCTTTTCTAGTGAAGAAGGTGTTTCCTCATGGAGAAATAGAGTTACTATCAAAAGATGGTACCCCTTTTAAGGTTAATGGACATAGAGTGAAAAGATACGAAGAAGGGATCCCAAGGAATGAAGACATAGAAGAAGGGCTGCTGCTGGAGGGAATGGTAGAAACGTAG
- the LOC111915954 gene encoding uncharacterized protein LOC111915954 has product MPKYAKFLKELLTNRRKMEEVKEVVLNENCSAAMLNKLPKKKGNPGSLTLPCQFGNMDTIHALADSGASVNLMPYSFFKKLDLPEPRPIRMIFIILDMEADPQVPIILGRPFLNTESAIVDMRDSKHTLRVGDDSVTFGVDQAMKHARNSDDMAFSIDMFDELMEECDNKDPDKSTIFDEDF; this is encoded by the exons ATGCCAAAATATGCAAAATTCCTTAAGGAGCTTCTAACCAATAGAAGGAagatggaggaggtgaaagaagtagtACTTAATGAAAATTGCTCAGCTGCCATGTTAAACAAATTACCAAAGAAGAAGGGTAACCCGGGAAGCTTGACTTTGCCTTGCCAATTTGGTAACATGGATACCATTCATGCTTTGGCTGATTCGGGAGCAAGTGTGAACCTCATGCCTTATTCATTCTTCAAGAAATTGGATCTCCCAGAACCGAGGCCAATTCGTATG ATTTTTATAATTCTAGACATGGAAGCGGATCCTCAAGTCccaatcatccttggaagaccTTTCCTCAACACGGAAAGTGCTATAGTGGACATGAGAGACTCGAAGCATACTTTACGGGTAGGAGATGATTCAGTCACTTTCGGGGTTGATCAAGCTATGAAGCATGCGAGGAATAGTGATGACATGGCGTTCTCGATTGACATGTTTGATGAATTGATGGAGGAATGTGATAATAAAGATCCTGACAAGTCCACCATCTTTGATGAAGATTTTTGA